The Aspergillus flavus chromosome 2, complete sequence region CGAAGGTGTCCTGGTCAAAGAGTCAATGAGTTTAGATTGTAGAACCATGGGGCGCCGGTAGTATCTTACTCCTTCATAGTCTCTGCTATTCCGTCTAGACATGATGAACCGGAGCCCCCTGGGGCAGTTAAATAGGTCTGTTCAAGATTTGTCCAATCGAAAATTCAAATATCACAGTCGGTATTGGAATATAAAAACAAAGTATAGAGGATGATCAGAAGAACGGAAGGGCCATGGCAAGCAGGGGGAAGGAGGTTGTGAGACAGAGTGGAAGCCACCACGCGGTTCGGTTTAGTTGTTTAGTTGACGGAGAAGGGGTTGGATATGGAATGGGCCCCAACAGCCACCAGTGGAAATGGGCCACTTGAAGGGGTGTCAAAAGGCAGAAGGGAATTTGAGGGGACGAAGGagtaaagataaaaatataaaataaaccaAGACACTAAGGTTCGGGGTATATGACTTTTTGCTGAGTTTGTGGcttatttattctaattttatttatttttaatttttatgTTTCTATAGTATGTATTGTGTATTattgaggaggagagagacTCGACGACTTCCACTATCTCAATGGGATCGTTGGTAACGTTGGCTGATTTGCTGGTAAAAGCTTGGCGGGTCTAGAGTCCCGGTCAAAAGTACTGATCAGTGcatacttttctttttccctattgtttcctttttttttttttcctattaatgtttatattatttgattgtcctttccttcttttccttttcaacaTCTGATCTTCCTGTCCGTATGTAAATGTGGTTCAAATTAAAATGTTGTATATATAAGTTTCGTATTTCGACTACGAGTTTAGTGTCTACTAGTAAATATTCAAGTGTATCCGTAATTTGTAAACATTCCTGAAACTCCCCTGAATTTCTgccatccatggatgaaaAAAAACCTATTGGTCCCCACAGCCCAACTAAATGCGCCTACTATAAGGACGACTCCAAACTAAACGACGGACTAACCACCACCGACAATTCGACCTATAGGAATTAAGGAGTCGACTTGATGAAAAGGTAATTCCGCATTTAGCGTTCTATGATATGTTTATACAGGAATTGTGAAGCAAGGAGGAGCTCCTTTAAGCACAGAGTGATCGCTCAAAATCCAACCACCGTCCACGTCTAAGCGGGTCCATTTTCTTCAGTTCCGAGATCCAGCTCAAAACCTTTTGTTGGTCGTCACTAGACATGGTCCCTTGTATCTTCGATGCCAACAAGGTACAGTCGATTAATGCCTGGTAGATATACTTACAATCCTCTGCCCCATCCAGCATATCCTGAATCTCCTCGATCTCTTGGCGGACATAGTCCAGCCGCTCCGACTGACTGAGGTTTGGTGCCATCGTCTGCCCTGATGTTGCCGGGTCAAATGTGCACATTAAGTTTTGATGATAAAACCATAGTGACTGGTCATATGGGTCACACAGGGCGCGATGGATAAGCTCCAGTTCTTAGTTGCATTAGCGAAGAAAGCGATCATTTCTTATGTAAGATAGGGAAACGTACCGTCATTGAGCATCTTTCTTCGTTCCGCATCAGTGGCTGATTTCTCATTTAGCAATCGCTGGATAAGCTTCGTCCGATAATGCCACGCGGAAAAGTTAGAGAGATTGGTCCCGATCATCTTTTTCGCATACTCGAACTCTGCTTGCGCCATACTTTCCCCCTGTTCTTCGGACGTTAGTGTCTCTAACGTGTCCACAACAACTCGTCGGTAGCCCCAGCCATGGAAGTTTCTGCTGTCTAGGCGAAGCATTTTGCCCACAAGCGCTAGCTCTTCTTCCCAGATTCTCCGGGAGATGGAGAGCGGCAGCAGACGTTTAGCTTCATCTAGAAGCCATAAACGATAGTTCCATATCCAGTAGCACTTGGGAAAGCTGCGCAGTAGCGGCATCAGGAACAGCAGGTCATTCTTGATTAAAGTAGTTATCCTATCCGCTGCAGCTTCAGCCGAGTCACTTGATGCAGCTTGTGTGAATTCGTGTCGCAGAACCTGGCGTCGATAATTCCACACCGTGTAGTACTCCGGATTCTTGGTCAACAATTCGGAGATTTTCTGAAGGGTTTCAGGCGTATACTGCTGTTCTGCAATCTGGACTACCTATCAGAACGCCGTGTGTATTCTGAGGAACAAAGTAGATATACCTTCGCACGGACTAAATGATCCAACTCCTggtatttttctattttgcGAAGCTCTTGTTGACGAGCCTCTTCGGATTTCTCCTTCAGGCTGTAGCGGGGTATCCCATGCTGCCGAACCATCCATCAGTAGGTGTGGGGTATGCAGAGGGGAGGTCAAAAATTACGCTGGCCATGTTGACCTGTTGTCTATCTATGAAACACCTGACTAGTTGAAACGTGCCACCACCAGGAACGGATGGTTTTCACAGGCCTACCAGTAAGGAGAACGATGAAGTAGAAGTCACGGCTGCTCAACTCCGTTTGGAGTGCTTTCCCTATCGGGACGTCACGTGCCATACTATACTGCCTCATCTATACGGGATCACCGTCCACCTTCCTTCAGCTTCCAACTTATGTACTGTTTATCAAGGGATATGTTATCGCATTACAGCACAATAGTCTTATATTCGGGGTCTAGGTTTCTATGATCTGGACCCGTAACCCCAttctttttgactttgaAGCCATTCCAGAGCTGACCATAGCATTCAATTATTACATCTATTACAGGCCGCCAACCGCAACAGCTGAGCGTTGTTATAGCAATGATAGGCTCTAAATGCCATGTATTGCAGAAGCGGGACCCTTTCATGGAAAGTAGACCGTCAAGGCCTGAGCTCATCTCGGACACCTCTAGTGATGACGACTCCAATCAATCAAATGACCATGCTATTACTCCACCGCCCCTCATAGGGCCTGTCACTCATTATGGAGTTAATCTAAGCCCCAGCTCGCCTTTTTCGGGGGAATACAAAGATAGTCGCACAATTCCTCTTCATGTGCCTGTGGCAAGCAAAAGGCGTCATACTGTCTGCAACTCAAAGAACCCACGTGTGGAGGTAGATAGTGTTGCCAAACAGCCATTATCGCCTGCCAGAAGTCGACCTAAGGCTAGGAGGTATACTACAACTAATACAAATGGCGATTTTTCGAAATCCCCAGCCTCACCGGACAGGTTCATACCCGTTAGGCAATTTATGAATCCACCATCAACCTTGTTTCATATTGGTAAGAGCCCTCAGGAGCTATCCCCTGAGGAGAGATTTCTGCGCCATCGTTCACAGAAAGAAGACCCGTTTATGCCCACGCGCCCAAGACGATCTGCAAGCACTCCTGGAATACCCTCAGGACGTCCACTACAACTGTACTATGGGCCCCGTTTTATCAATCTTCCGGCCATCACAGGGATTGATAGCTCATTAAATCCAGAAGCCGGGCCTAGACAAGTGAGTAACGGGGCTGTCTGGCATGTTGGTGGAGCATCTACTGCCGTAGGCAGACGATCTAGGACAACTTCTAGCCGTTCCGGGGGACCCTTGACAAGTGGAACAGCTGCTCCTATGTACAATGCTAGTTTCTTGCCATCTGTAGAATCGGCCGAGAAACAATCCAAATACGAGTCAAGGGTGGCTCTTGCATTGGATATTGACCCTGCAAGAACCCTTCTCAACAGTCATCACTGCTGGCCGCTACTTGAGTCCACTCCAGCTCCATTCTCTCCCCTCTACGAGCGATTCTCGCCGTTAGTCTGGAAAGACAATGCATGGAAGAAGGCAGAGAAGAACAGGTGTAAGTAcagttctttttattttatttttttcatACTTCAACTGCAAATGGTGCTGCATGGTTGCCGGCCACTCATGGTCTCTTGAACCGTCTAACACATTTCCACATGGTAATCATAGGGAGTATTACGCCTCTACCAAGGGAAGATAGCGCAAGAATTGTACCAACGCTACCATTCCGTATACTAGACGCACCTAACCTCCGCGATGACTTTTATTGCTCAACACTAGCATATTCAATCACTTCTGGGATTCTTGCCGTCGGTCTTGGCCACCATGTTTACCTTTGGTCTGAAGCTTTTGG contains the following coding sequences:
- a CDS encoding protein geranylgeranyltransferase type II alpha subunit (geranylgeranyl transferase type II alpha subunit), whose amino-acid sequence is MASHGIPRYSLKEKSEEARQQELRKIEKYQELDHLVRAKIAEQQYTPETLQKISELLTKNPEYYTVWNYRRQVLRHEFTQAASSDSAEAAADRITTLIKNDLLFLMPLLRSFPKCYWIWNYRLWLLDEAKRLLPLSISRRIWEEELALVGKMLRLDSRNFHGWGYRRVVVDTLETLTSEEQGESMAQAEFEYAKKMIGTNLSNFSAWHYRTKLIQRLLNEKSATDAERRKMLNDELELIHRALCDPYDQSLWFYHQNLMCTFDPATSGQTMAPNLSQSERLDYVRQEIEEIQDMLDGAEDCKYIYQALIDCTLLASKIQGTMSSDDQQKVLSWISELKKMDPLRRGRWLDFERSLCA